The genomic stretch GGAGGGAAGGACAGGGCTACAGTAGTAGTGGGGGTATATGAGGGAAGGCTGCAAGGATGTGGTAGCTGGAGTTTTGAGAGATGGATAAGAGTTTTCCAAGGAGGCAAAAGTGGCAGAAAAGCTTTGCAGGTGAGGAGGAGCAGCAGAAGCTTAACCTGCAGAGAATCCCTCTCACCAGTCAGAAAGTTGACCCTGCACAGCCAAGGGGTAAGCTCTGACCATTTTGCAGGGGAcagaactgagacccagagagggaaaggaacTTGCCCACTGTCACACTGCATGGAAGGGGCAAAACTGTAGGCTCCAATACTTGGGCTCTTAACTTCCTTACTCTGAGCCTTCTCACGCTTggcatgctgttccctctgccaggaaTGCCTTTCCTTCCCTTGATTGCGTGAAAAGTTCCTGCCAGGTTTGGTGTCATCCCTTTGTGCCCCTTGTAGGGTGAGGACAGAAAGGGTCCCATTGGACAGTGGGAAAACTGAAGCCCTAGAACACTCAGATACCATTAGGGTGGACTGGGACCCCAGCCTTTCCTGCCCCCTTTCAGGATCCCAAAGAGATACACGGGCTCCCCTAAAAGGCAGAGTCCCAGCCACAGCAACTGCTCTTGTCCTTGGCttcctccagagaaacagagatcGGGGAGCAGAAGTCAGATCATACATTTAAAGCTACatgagggccgggcgcagtggctcatgcctgtaatcccagcactttgggaggccgagatgggcggatcacgaggtcaggagatggaaaccatcctggctaacaaggtgaaaccccgtctctactaaaaatacaaaaaattagccgggtgtggtggctatctgtataaacatggaaatatctacaccatgatctgtataaacatgggcgcctgtagtcccagctactcgggaggctgaggcaagagaatggtgtgaacccaggaggcggagcttgcagtgagccgagattgcgccactgcactccagcctgggcgacagagcgagactccatctcaaaaaaaaaaaaaaaaaagctacatgaaTATCCCCATTGGAAATAAGACAGGAAACTCAAAactaggtgcctgtagtcccagctatttgggaggataaggcaggaggatcactgtagcccaggagttcaagaccagcctgggcaacatagcaagatcctgtctcttaaaaataataataataaatttaaaaaaataaaagcctgggtgtggtggctcatgcctattattccaacactttgggaggctgaggtgggaggatcacttgaggttaggagttcaagatcagcctgtccatcatggtgaaacctcatctctattaaaaataaaaaaaattagccgggtgtggtggtgcacacctgtaatcccaactactcaggaggctgaggcaggagaatcgcttgaacctgggaagcagaggttgcactgagccgagatcgcaccactgcactccaccctgggtaacagagcgaggctctgtctcaaaaataaaaataaaaataaaaaaaataaaaagagacagagagaaaaggaaactcaggGGGCCAGGGCTTAAGGGGTTGGGAAGATGCGAGAGTCTTAAATTTGGTTCCTTGCTTCTTTGGGCCAGGACTCAGAGAGCCCCACTGACACATATGCCCATCTGTCTTGAACCTTAACAAACTGCAAAGGCCACAGGCTATTCTACAGGCCACGGGAGCCCCCCTGAATGCAATGTCATGGGGGTGTTCCTGAAGTAGAGGACCCTCATAAGGCCtccgaggcccagagaggggcagctccctgcctaaggtcacacagccagtcaaCAGAGACCTAATCCAGAGGTCTGCGGGCAGGAGCTATGAAAAGGACAGGGAGTGGTGTTTGCCCTCTGGGTGAGCAGTGAAGGCATGAGTCTCACACCCCCGGCTTCCGCTCCACAGCATGTCCAGCTGGGGGCCCAGGGCGCTGAATGATGGCCGGTCCTGTGGGCTAGGGGCCCAGCACAGCTTCATGAGCTCGTGAACCTGAGGGGCGGGGGACAGATAATGGGGTCGTGCCTGAGCAGTCCAAAGGACACAACTCCCATTcagtgtatttgtttttgtttttttgagacggagtctagctctgttgtccaggctggagtgcaatggcatgatctcggctcactgcaacctccgcctcccgggttcaagcaattatcctgcctcagcctcctgagtagctgggattataggcatgtgccaccacacctggctaattttgtatttttagtagagacagggtttcaccatgttggccaggttggtctcaaattcctgacctcatgtgatccacctgttgcggcctcccaaagtgctgggattataggcatgagccaccacacccattcagttttaaaacacaaattaaattCCATCCCATCTCTGCTCCAAAAACTCCCATGGCTCCCTAtggatcttatttatttatttatttgagataaagtttcgctcttgttgctcaggctggaatgcagcggtgcgatcttggctcactgcaatctctgcctcctgggttcaagcgattctcctgcctcagcctcccaagtagctgggattatatgcacacaccaccacacctggctaagtctgtatttttagtagagacggggtttcaccatgttggtcaggctggtcttgaactcctgacctcatgtaatccactcacctcggcctcctaaagggctgggattacaggtgtgagccaccgcgcccagcccctatgGATTTTACAACACACTTCTCctttcgagaccaccctgaccaacatggagaaaccccatcttaactaaaaaaaaaaaaaaaaaaaaaaattacaggtggcgtgtgcctgtaatcccagctactcgggagtctaaggcaggagaattgcttgaacctgggaggtggaagttgtggtgagctgagattgcgccattgcactccagcctgggcaacaagagcaaaaccatgtctcaaaaaaaaaaaacaaaaaaaaaaaacaccacctcTCCCTGATGCCCTCCTTCGCTcatctccatccctccctccctcatttgTTCCAGGCAGTCACACCTGCCTCCATCGCACTGGTGCTTAAAGGCACCCAGCTCATTACCTCCCCAAGGCCTTTGTCCCTTCCGTGTCCTCCACTGGAAATTTCTTCTCCTAGCTTTACTCATGGGTAGGCTCCTCCTCCTTCCAGCGTCGGCCCCGTAAGAGGCCCTCTttgaccacccccaccccaccatttCCCTCTGTTCATCTCTTTCAAAGCACTTATCACTaccagaattttgtttttgttttgttttgttttgttttgttttgagacagggtgtcactctgttgtccaggctggagtgcagtggtacaataatggctcactgcagccttaacctcctgggctccagtgatcctcctgcctcagcctccctagtagctgaaaccacaggtgcatgtcaccacaccggCTATTgcttgtattgtttgtagagacaaggtctcactatgttgcccaggctggtcttgaactcctgggctccagtgatccttctgcctcagcctcccaaagtgttgggattataggcatgagccatcgcgcccagcctagaaTGTTCTTATCAGATTTTGCTAGTTACTGGGAGGACAGGGTCTTCAGCACCCAACAAGTCCTGGCACAcagttggcactcaataaatgcttttggCCTGAGCAAATTAATTTATCAATGACCAACTGCATGTCAGACACTTCCACAAAGGTTATGATTATATGATTATAAACCATGAGAGGgtgggatgtggtggctcacgtctgtaatcccagcactttgggaggccgaagcaggaggatcacttgaccccacgagctcaagaccagcctaggcaacacagagagaccccatctctttaaaaatttttttaaaattagccaggcacagtggcttatgcctgtaaatctcagcactttgggaggccaaggcaggaggatcgcttgagcccaggagttcaagaccagcctgggcaacatagcgagaccttgtctcttaaaaaaattatttttattttatttgtttgtttatttatttatttatttatttattttgagatggaatcttgctctgtcacccaggctggagtgcagtggcatgatcttggctcactgaaatcttcccctcccaggttcaagcaattctcctgcctcagcctcccaagtagctgagatcacaggcacccacacaagggtaatttttgtatttttagtagagacagggtgtcaccatgttggccaggctagtctcgaactcctgacctccggtgatctgaccgcctcagccttcaaaagtgctgggtttacaggtgtgagccaccacacctggccaaaattatttttaaattagccaggcatggtgatgtacacctatagtcccagcactttgggaggctgaggcaggagaatcgcttgagcccacgagttcaagaccagcctgggcaatatagtgaggctcccatctctaaaaaattatttttaaattagccaagtgtggtggtgtacacctgtagccCCTGCTACTAGAGACACTGAActaggggaatcacttgagctcaggagttggaggctgcagtgagctataattgcgccccagcctgggcaacagagtgagcccccatctataaaaaaaaaaagaaaaaagaaaaaaaaaaaaccatgaacgTCATAGAGCATCGACTGTGTGCTCGGCTTTGAGCTGAGCCCTCATAGGCACAGGTGTTCAGGAGTCTGATCTTCCCTCACCCTATAAGGCATTACTATTCTCATTTTGGAAAAgggtaaactgaggctctgaaagTGCTCTGACTTGCCACACAGTGAGAGAGTAGCCAAGTGGGGGCCAGGATCCTCATCGGCCTCACACTCTAGCCTTTCTTCTCAGTACAGAGACTCAGGCGCCAGCTGGCTTGCCCGAGACCCCGGCCCAATCTACagactgggaaactgaggctagcCCTGCGGCGCTCACCTCAGCAGGGCAGGCAGGAGGCGCCGGCAGCCTCTGGCCCTCCTCCAGCAGTTCCAAGAGGCGGCAGAGGGCGGGGACATCCCGCTCACATCCCATCATCCGCAGGAACTCCTGGAGCCAAGGAGGAGCGCATGTGGTGGGGGAGGAGCCTCCgtgggtggagggggaggggccACCCGTGGTGGGGGTAGGGGCCATCTGTgatggagtggggaggggctgccTGCACCGTGAAGGGGTCAGAAAGGTGAGGAAGGGTCCTCCCCACTGGGGCCTATGATGCTGGGACCAGGTGACCCCATGCTAAAGAGGGACGCAGGCGCAGACAGGTTGGAGATTGGCCACGAGGGGCGTGGAGGGAGAAGAAGGCTGGGGGCCCTGGGAAGCCGACTCACGGCCGAGGGGCTGCAGCTTTTGTCGCAGTAGGTGAAGAGCTCGTACAGGACGACCCCGAAGCTCCAGACGTCTGACTGGCGAGAGAAGATGTTGTCCGAGAGGGATTCGGGGGCATACCTGGAGAGGGGACAAGGTCTTGAGATGCGAGGGTGTAGAAAGGACAGGAAGAGGGGGGCAGCCTTGGAATGGGGAACTGCTCAGGGTAGGTGGGGACTGTGAGCAGGTCAGTCCCGTCTCCAGGGTCTTGGTTTCCCTGGCTGTGGGATAGGTGGATTCTCCAGCCCTGGGAGGTGCCTGGGAAGAGCTAAGGCTGTGGGGAGGAGGCGGGGGCAGCACGGAGGGGCGGAGATGGGGCGGGGCCAGAGCcgtgggagggggaggggccaGAACTGGGCGGGGGGAAGGGCGGAACTAAGAGGGGGCCAGCCCTGAGGGGCGGAGCCAGCGTGTTGGAGGGGTGGGGTTCTGAAGCTTGGGCGGGGCGAGAGCTGAGAGAAGGGCGGGGCTAAGGCTGGGGGCCGCTGACAGCAGGGCAGCGGGAGACAGAGGAGCCAGTGCTGTTGAGGGGGCGGGGCTCTGGGGAGTGGGAGGGGCCAAAGCTGCAGCGGAGGAAGGGCGGGGCTAAGGCTGGGGAGCAAAGCAgcgggagggggcgggggcaTGGCTGGGGGCGGAGCCAGAGCCGTGGGGAGTAGGGGCGGAGCCTAGGCGCGGGTTCCCCACCAGAAAATGGGGCTCTGGCCCGGCTCGCGGACCACGTAGTAGTCTTTGTCAAGCGGCAGCAGCTTAGCTAGGCCGAAGTCAGCGATCTTGACGTGTGCCTCGCTCTCCACGAGGATGTTTCGGGCGGCCAGGTCGCGGTGCACGCAGCGGCGGGAGCCCAGGTACTCCATGCCCTGCGGGCGGGCGGTGTGAGCGTGCAGAGAGGATCCCAGGATAATCCGGCAGGTACCCCAAGCGTGACCTGGCACCCCAACCCAGACCCCAACTATAACCCTACCCCCGAGCCATCCTCCACTGAAGTTCTGATCCTGAGCCCTAAGCCAACCCCACCACCCCCGAGACCTGGACCCCAAACCACTCCTCAGCCTTCACCGCGACCTCCAAGCAGACCCCTGCCCAGGCCGAGCCAGCTGAATCCCCACAAGTCCCGGGGCGCCCCCTCGCACCTTGCAGATCTGCGAGGAATAGAGAAGGAGGCGGCTGGCATCGAGGCGCGCGCGGTGCCGCTGCAGGAAGTCGCGCAAGCAGCCGCTGGGCAGGTACTCCATGACCAGCCGCAGGCTCTGGCGGCCTGGTGAAGGCAGGAGCTGTCACAGCCCGGCCCAGCCCTGCTCGCCCCCCCATTCTTCCCCCCTTTCACAGTGGGACCTTGTGTCCCTCTCGACCTCAGTTTTGCTGACTGTAATATGGGAACCGCAACAATGACACATTGCTAATATCTCTTGAGTACTTTCTACAACATACATTGATGTGTTTATATAtcacggccaggtgcagtggctcacgcctgtaatcccagcactttggaagcctcacttgaggtcaggagttcaagaccagcctggccaacatggtgaaaacccatctccactaaaaacacaaaaattagccaggtgtggtggcacgctcctgtaatcccagctactctggaggctgaggcaggagaatcacttgaacttggaaggcagaggttgcagtgagcctagattgagccactgcctccagcctgggtgacagagcgagactctgtctcaaaaaaacaaacaaacaacaacaacaacaaagtaaatATCACAATGGCCCATTTTTCAGCTggagaaaccgaggctcagaaaagttaaggTTTGACAACTGGTAAGGggtagagtcaggattcaaacctgTAACCCATGTGAATCTGGATCAATAATCACGTTCCCAGCCTACTTAAAGTGGCCTGGCAGGAGGGTAAGAATGTGCACTTTGAAAAGCACCCATACGTCTTGGTTCACTCATCCGGGAGCTGGCTCACCCGGGCCATAGCTGACACCACGATACTTGACAATGAAATCACTGTGCAGTGCTTTGAGGATCTGAATCTCCCGCTGAAAGTCCCTCTGCTGGTCTGGCCCGCTGTGCTGCAGCTGTTTCACGGCCACCAGGGCACCTGTATTGTCGCCTAGCGGGTCATAGCGGCACAGCTCCACACTGCCAAAGTTGCCCTGGGGGATAGCGGGACTGATGTCCAGGCACCTGGATGCTGCCCTGCCCTCTCCAACCCACCCTGGCCCTGCCCACCTTACCTTGCCCAGCTGTGAGATGTACTTGAGGTGTCTCTCCTCGAAGATCGTGGGGTCTTGGCAGGCATAGAGCTGGGCACCATTCCACAGCCCATCACGAGGTGCCAGGGCACCAGGTGTGGGGTCTGAGAGGAGCTCATAGTCTGGGGTGGGGGCATGGGCAGTGGTAAGCAGCACCTCTCATCCTGGGCCCCACTCCTGAGTTGACTTGCTGTGCAACCTCCATCTGCATATTGACCCTCTCTGTGCATTATGGCAGGGCCATTGCAAGCCAAAGGGTACCTTGTGGAGACTGGAAAAAGGTGTCTCCCACTCCGTCCCAGCCAAAGGAAGCCTCCTTGTGCAGTGCACACCCTGTGCAACTCCACATGGCTACAAAGATGGAGGACATAATGAGAACTCATTTCCCCAGTTCCACTGCTATGAAATGTGGCCACATGACTGAGCTCAGGCTGATGGACAAGATATGCTGGGTGCCCCTCCAGTCCTGACCCATGGAAACCTAATACAGGGCCCTCCACACTCTCTCTTTTATCTGCAGAGGATCCAACGGGGACCCAACGCCTGAGGTGAGTGCAGCCACTAAGTGAGAGGTTCCTGTGGGCCTGGACACCCTCATTGAATGAAGACTATATATCACactgggcatggttgtgtgtgcctgtaatcccagctatttgggagactaaggcaggaggattgcttgagccagtaattcaagaccagcctggggaacatagcaaaaccccatcacagaaaaaaaaaaaaaaaaatccagcctggtgtggtggctcatgcctgtaatcccagcactgggaggctgaggtggacggatctcTTTGAgaccgggagttcaagactagcccggctaacatggcaaaaccctgtctttactaaaaaatacaaaaatttagccgtgTTTGGTGGCACacccttgtaatcctagctacttgggagtctgaggcgggagaattgcttgaaccagggaggcagaggttgcagtgagccacgatcacgccactgcactccagcctaggtgacagagggagatagtgtctcaaaaatataaaataaaataaaataaaaatgcatacaggcatgcatcaccatgcctggctaattttttgtttgtttgcttgtagagatggagttttgccatgttgcccaggctggtcttgaactcctgggctcaagcgatccacctacctatagctggaactataggcatgagccactgcgcccagccaaacatttttttaaaagaatgaaatagaccagacatggtggctcacacccgtaatcccagcactttaggaggtagaggcgggcagatcacctgaggtcaggagttcgagaccagcctagccaatatggtgaaaccccatatctgccaaaaatacaaaaattagctgggcatggtggcacacactgtaatcccagctactcaggaggctgaggcaggagaatcgcttgaactagaggttcaaggaggtagaggttgcagtgagccgaaattgtgccactgcactccagcctaggcaacagagcaagactctgtctcaaaaataaataaataaataaaatatcatcatgTTGAACCTTGAACTGAGGGGACTGTTCGTTACAGTAGCTGTTGAAGCTCACACTGACTGTCACAGTCACCAACCCCTCCAACCTCACCAGACACACAGGGCGTGGCCTGCTGCAAACCACGCTCCTTCCACTGGGCCCAATATGACATCACAGCCCTCCCCACCCAACCCGTCCCAGCGGGCACCTGAAGAGATGAGGCTATTGAGGTCACGAATGACGGCTCGGAAGGAGGGCCTCTGGACCGGCTCATAGGCCATGCACTGTTGAATCAGCAGGGCCAGCTCTGTCCACTTGGGGGCCGGCAGCTGCTGCCGGTCCTCATAAAATTGGAGTTTCTGAGGGTGAGAGGAGCAGTCAGTAATCCCCAACCCAACAGACCCACCCCAATCTCCCTAGACTGGATGTCAGTCTGCCCTTCTGTCAAAGTGGGGGTTCGGAGACCGATGCCAGGTGAGGGGCTCTGACCTTAGCAGGATCCAGGGCGCTGATGGGCATGGTGACGCCACTAAACACTTCCCAGACCGTGGCGCCGAAGCCCCACTTGTCAGCTTCCAAGCTAAGTGTCTGGGCCTCCCGGAGACACTCGGGGGCCACCCAGGGGATCCTGTCGGTGAGCACTGAGGGAATGAAAGTGGGATCAGGGATCCACTTCCTTGCCCTGCTcagcccctccctcctccacctccaggaaCTTACTCTCCAGGCTTAACACAGCAGGGCTGACCCCAGGGTCACTCAGCTTGATGAAGGGCGGGCTCCCATCAGCCCCCTCCCGAGCCAGGAGCACCTTCCGGGCAGAGACATTGCCATGGGGGAGGCCTTTGTCCTCCTAAGGGGGCCAGGCACAGGAAAATGCCCGGGAGGGTTTGATGAATGAAAAGTCTGTTTGGCAAACTCCTATACATCCTTCAAAACCACTTGGTACTGCTCAGACATGCTCCAGCATCGTCCCTGACTCCTGACATCCTGTCTTGCCCCTCTAGTTCACCCCCTACACTGACCTGGTTATGTCCCTCCCCTTCTCAAACACCACCCCATCCTGTGACTCCCCAGTGCCTTTGACACAAAGTGAAAGTGCCTCagcctggcattcaaggcccttGCTCAAGCTTCCAATGAACTTCCCTTCCACACTTGCACCCTGGTCTCCTGCCAACAGAACTGCCTGATAGGCCCCAGGGGATGCAACACACTATCTAGCCTGCAGGCCTTTGCCTAGGCTGTTCCCTCAGCCTgacattccttccttcctttcttctcttgatGAACTTCTACTCAACTTTCAAGGCCCTATCTCCAATGTTCCTTCTTCTAGGAAGCCTTTCTTCCTGCCCAGCCTCGTCATTCACTACACGCCCTGACATCCAAGAATGACTTGTTCTCTTCTAGTGTTCTCACAACCTCAACCTAAAATGCCCTCCCCTCGAACCATTACCAAACTCCTATGCATACTACAGAGCCCACTCCCAATTCCTCTTCCACCCAGAGAAAGCCTTCCCTGGGAATGGAGGGTGGAGCAGGCAGAGGAGCACTCACCAGATAGTTGAGGGCGTAGGCCAGCTGTTTGACCACCTGCAGCTTCCAGCTGGCTGGCACCAGGTGGCCACGTTTTCGCAGATACATGTCTATGGCCCCCAGGTGTACAAATTCCTGCACCATGGTGCCTGGTTGGCAGCAGGGAGAGGCGGGGTTGGGAGACTGAACTGCACTTGTGTTGAGCAGGTTCTGCCAACACCCTGGCTCTCAGGGTCTCTCAAACTCTCATCTCTGTCTGTTCCCTCCCCTGCTGCCTCTGTTCATACAGTACTCACCTCTCCTCCCACCTGATCTCTGAATGATTTGCCTGGAATGCCTGGAAGGTGCTGAGCCCTGTCTATATCtgtatctcacttttttttttcttttttctttggagacagagtcttactctgttgcccaggctggagtgcagtggtgtgatctcggcttactgcaacctctgcctcccgggttcaagcgattctcctgtctcagcctcctaagtagctggaactacaggcgcatgccaccacacccggctgattttgtatttttagtagagacggggtcttgccatgttggccagactggtcttgaactcctgatctcaggtgatccactcgcctcggcttttcaattacaggcatgagccaccatgcccagcctctgtaTCTCACTTCTAACCCTTTGCATGTTCTGTGTCCTCTGCCTAGAACACCCCTCTTCCTTTCCTAATCCACACTTGTCCTTACCTTTCCAGGTTAGAATGCATCTCTGTCTTCCCACAAGCATTGCCCAACCCCCAGGCTGGCCCAGCAGCCTCTCTGACCATCCACAGTGCTCCGTGCTGCCCTCCTCACACCTCATCACACCCTGCCTGTCACATTCTAGGCTCTGTCCCCAGCTCCTGGCCCATCCTGGACTCCCAACCAatgaaaccaaggctcagaaaggttatgtGACCCGTACAAAGCTGCAGAGATTAGAAAGCCAGGTTTGTCTGACTTCAGGTCATTCTGGGGCTGGATATGGGGGGGAACCTGGAGCCGCTTTCCAAGGAGTGATGATGGAGAGACATAAATAAAGGGTAATGAACACGGCTCCCATCCAGGGTGGCCCAGTGTGTTGCTGGTGCTGTCATATAGCGGCTCAGAACAGAGGTGGGAAGAACAGCCTGGACTTGGgtgaggcaggggtggggtggatgGGTGGGGGGCTCTCACTGTCTCCAGCCATGCACACGCCGTGGAGCAGCACGAGATGCCGGTACGACACTTGGCTCATCAAGCTCGCTGCTTCCAGGAATGACTGGGGAaggtgggaagggag from Pan paniscus chromosome 20, NHGRI_mPanPan1-v2.0_pri, whole genome shotgun sequence encodes the following:
- the JAK3 gene encoding tyrosine-protein kinase JAK3 isoform X3 yields the protein MTFHKIPADSLEWHENLGHGSFTKIYRGCRHEVVDGEARKTEVLLKVMDAKHKNCMESFLEAASLMSQVSYRHLVLLHGVCMAGDSTMVQEFVHLGAIDMYLRKRGHLVPASWKLQVVKQLAYALNYLEDKGLPHGNVSARKVLLAREGADGSPPFIKLSDPGVSPAVLSLEMLTDRIPWVAPECLREAQTLSLEADKWGFGATVWEVFSGVTMPISALDPAKKLQFYEDRQQLPAPKWTELALLIQQCMAYEPVQRPSFRAVIRDLNSLISSDYELLSDPTPGALAPRDGLWNGAQLYACQDPTIFEERHLKYISQLGKGNFGSVELCRYDPLGDNTGALVAVKQLQHSGPDQQRDFQREIQILKALHSDFIVKYRGVSYGPGRQSLRLVMEYLPSGCLRDFLQRHRARLDASRLLLYSSQICKGMEYLGSRRCVHRDLAARNILVESEAHVKIADFGLAKLLPLDKDYYVVREPGQSPIFWYAPESLSDNIFSRQSDVWSFGVVLYELFTYCDKSCSPSAEFLRMMGCERDVPALCRLLELLEEGQRLPAPPACPAEAPSWDGPGAYKGGPRLAPAPPTTMDPRLPAWALVLLGPALVFALGPAPTPEMREKLCGHHFVRALVRVCGGPRWSTEARRPAAGGDREMLQWLERRHLLHGLVANSNLTLGPGLQPLPQTSHHHRHHRAAATNPARYCCLSGCTQQDLLTLCPY